Genomic DNA from Candidatus Nitronereus thalassa:
CTCGACGTCAATTTCCAGTAAGAAATTTTGTTCCTTTTCCCCATCGCCCACTTGACTCTGGGAAACAATTTTTTATTATAAAAAGGTAAACCAAAGGGGGCTGAAACCTTAAACTAGACAAGGTCCCCCAATGATGTTGTCAATTTGCCTCAATTAATGTTCATATCAAGACCGATGTCAGGATCTGAACATTCAGCATTTCATCAACTTCAGCAGTACCTGAACCAACAAGTCATTGGGCAAGAGGGGCTGACCCTCCGGTTACTCATTGCTCTACTGGCTGATGGACACCTTTTGGTTGAGGGTGCCCCGGGTCTGGCCAAGACCACGGCTATTAAAACTCTGGCTTCGGGTCTTGAAGCCAACTTTCATCGCATTCAATTCACGCCTGATTTATTACCTGCCGATCTTACGGGTACGGATATTTATCGTCCCCAGGATGGATCGTTCCGTTTTCAGCAGGGGCCGATCTTTCATAACCTAGTATTGGCGGATGAAATCAATCGTGCGCCCGCCAAGGTCCAGTCTGCGTTGTTGGAAGCCATGGGAGAACGGCAGGTCACGATTGGGCGAACCAGTTATCCTCTGCCGGAGTTGTTTCTGGTGATGGCAACGCAAAATCCAATTGAGCAAGAAGGCACGTACCCGTTACCCGAAGCCCAGTTGGATCGATTTTTGATGTACGTGCGTGTGGACTATCCGGATGTGGAATCAGAGAAGAAAATCGCGAAACTTGTTCGGCAACAGGCGCAAACAGAATTTTCCAAATTGCCGATAGACCTCACTCCTATTCCCGAAAAAACTGTACTGGCCGCTCGGCAAGCCGTGTTGAATCTCCATCTGTCCCCGGCGCTTGAAGAGTATATCGTGCATCTGGTGATGGCAACTCGAGAGCCGGCTAAATATTCTGAAGATCTGGGTCGATGGGTTCGATTTGGTGCGAGCCCTCGTGCGACCATTGGATTAGAACGATGTGCCCGGGCTCATGCCTGGCTGCAGGGCCGTGACTATGTCTCCCCCGAGGATATTCAGGCCATGGCGCATAATGTGTTATCCCACCGGGTGCTCCTGTCCTTTGAAGCCGAAGCAGACGGCATTACTCCAGATCGATTTGTGTCAGAAGTTCTTGCGCGGGTGGCCGTTCCTTAAATGAGGTAAGGCGTATCTCGTCGTTCGTATCTGGTATCTTGTTAAAATACGAAATACGAAAGACAACGAAAATTCCCCCATGACCCTCCCCGGTATCGACATTGATGTAAAAGAACTTATTGGCCTTCGCCATCAGGTGGGGGCCTTGGAGGTGACGTCTCGCAAGCGGGCACTGTCGTTATTAGCTGGGGGCCAGCTGTCTCCCTTTAAAGGGCGAGGGATCGACTTTGAAGAAGTTCGCCGATACCAAGCTGGTGATGATGTTCGCCATATGGATTGGCGAGTGACGGCGAGAACCGGACATCCGCATTTAAAACTCTTTCGCGAAGAACGTGAGCGTCCGGTGTTATTTCTCGTGGACTTTAGTGTCTCCATGCTGTTTGGAACCAAAGTCGCGTTTAAATCCGTTGTGGCAGCCCAAGCGTCAGCATTATTAGCCTGGGTCTCCATGAAAAAAGGAGATCGGGTCGGGGCGGTCTTATGTTCTGAATCAGGGCACCAAGAACTTCGTCCGGCTGGTGGTCGGGGAAGTGTGCTTCGACTCATTCATACGATGTCGGCTCTTCATACCGTGGCGAGATCTACGGGAAAGCAGGGGCTAAATTCTGAATCGCCATTGTCCTCGGCCTTGAAACGGATCATTCGAATTACTCGGCCAGGAAGCCAAATTTTTCTTGTCAGCGATTTTGCGGGTTTGGATGCTCAATGTGAATCTGCCATCGCTCGCTTGGGTGTCCATAACGAACTTGTCTGTATCATGCCCTTCGATTCATTGGAAGCAACACCTCCTCCTCCGGGAATGTATAAGGTCAGTGATGGTATACGGTCGACGTGGCTAGATACAGGCCATGATCAGACCGTGGCCAAATATCGTCAGCAGTTTCAGGAACGCCAGAACAAGATCCAAACCTTGTGTCTCAAGTCCGGCTTGGGATTTTTCACCTTGGCGACCAACCAATTTGTGCCGGACGGCGTGCGTGATGGCTTGAGACAAGTGAGTGCCAGGCGTTGGTATCACCATGCCGGGACCTACAGCAAGATGGGTTGAATGATGAATGGTGCCTCGGATCCGCTGAGTGACTTGCGGGATATTCATCTTCCAGACCCCGTGTCGTTTTGGCCTCCTGCGCTTGGATGGTGGATCGCTTTGATCCTCGTCATGGGTCTGATCCCTCTTTCAATATGGGCCTTTCGAAAATTTCGAACACCCAAGGCATTGCGAACCGCCCGTCATGAACTCCAAGGATTGCGCGAATCCTACGCAGCGAATCAACAAGATCATACTCTTACGATTGGGGTGTCCCGTCTTCTGCGTCGATATGCTATCGCGGTCTATGGACGAGAACGGGTCGCTGGCCTCACGGGTGAAAAATGGCTAACTTTTCTCAATGAAAAAGGACAAACGAACCAATTTACGGATGGCACA
This window encodes:
- a CDS encoding MoxR family ATPase, which translates into the protein MSGSEHSAFHQLQQYLNQQVIGQEGLTLRLLIALLADGHLLVEGAPGLAKTTAIKTLASGLEANFHRIQFTPDLLPADLTGTDIYRPQDGSFRFQQGPIFHNLVLADEINRAPAKVQSALLEAMGERQVTIGRTSYPLPELFLVMATQNPIEQEGTYPLPEAQLDRFLMYVRVDYPDVESEKKIAKLVRQQAQTEFSKLPIDLTPIPEKTVLAARQAVLNLHLSPALEEYIVHLVMATREPAKYSEDLGRWVRFGASPRATIGLERCARAHAWLQGRDYVSPEDIQAMAHNVLSHRVLLSFEAEADGITPDRFVSEVLARVAVP
- a CDS encoding DUF58 domain-containing protein, whose translation is MTLPGIDIDVKELIGLRHQVGALEVTSRKRALSLLAGGQLSPFKGRGIDFEEVRRYQAGDDVRHMDWRVTARTGHPHLKLFREERERPVLFLVDFSVSMLFGTKVAFKSVVAAQASALLAWVSMKKGDRVGAVLCSESGHQELRPAGGRGSVLRLIHTMSALHTVARSTGKQGLNSESPLSSALKRIIRITRPGSQIFLVSDFAGLDAQCESAIARLGVHNELVCIMPFDSLEATPPPPGMYKVSDGIRSTWLDTGHDQTVAKYRQQFQERQNKIQTLCLKSGLGFFTLATNQFVPDGVRDGLRQVSARRWYHHAGTYSKMG
- a CDS encoding DUF4381 domain-containing protein, whose translation is MMNGASDPLSDLRDIHLPDPVSFWPPALGWWIALILVMGLIPLSIWAFRKFRTPKALRTARHELQGLRESYAANQQDHTLTIGVSRLLRRYAIAVYGRERVAGLTGEKWLTFLNEKGQTNQFTDGTGRVLVSVPYGSHEPVQGQELIAAVEHWLQGNRRPKP